The DNA segment TCGAATTGTTCGATCAGAACCCGGAAATGTTCGAAGACTATCACTCCGGATTCCGTCAGCAAGTAACGACATGGCCTTCGAATCCTGTTGACAATTTCATCGCCACAATACGATCGCGAGGAGCTGTGCGCCTGCCTTCACAGAAAAAAGCTTTCCAGAAGGATGGGAAGCGGAAGCATACAGATGTCGCCGACCGCCTGAAGGCTGAGAGTGAAGGGAGAGTTGCGGCACTTCCACGAACGCAGGGCACAAGTATCATCGCAGATCTTGGCTGTGGTGATGCGCGTCTTGCGCAGACGCTTACGGATTCTGGAGACATGACGAAACTGAATTTGCGAATCCTATCTTACGATCTGCACTCCCCGAGTCCACTTGTGACAAAGGCAGATATTGCGAACTTGCCCGCCGATGATGGCAGCGTTGACATCGCCATTTTCTGCTTGGCGCTGATGGGAACCAATTGGATCTCGTTCATTGAAGAAGCATACAGAATTCTCCACTGGAAAGGCGAGCTTTGGATTGCTGAGATCAAGTCTCGTTTTGGTCGCGTTGGGAAGAGTAAAGTCGTTGAGCACAGCGTGGGCGGGAAGAGGAAGCAAGCTGctctgcagaagaagaaagcaaaAGCTGATGCCGAGCAAGAGGAGGCTCATGAGCAGGAAACGCTCGCGGTAGTTGTGGACGGCGCTGAAAATGCTCCAACAAACCAAGAAACGGACGTATCGTCTTTCGTTGAAGTGCTTAGACGGCGTGGATTTATCCTCAAGAATGGAGATAGCTCTATCGATTTGAGCAACAAGATGTTCGTCAAGATGGAGTTTGTCAAAGGTGCTGCAGCCACGAAGGGCAAGAATAAGAcggaagacgagaagaaggtggaAAAGCCCAGATTCAAGAAAGCGAAATTTTTGGATGATGATGCTaagcaggaagaggacgtGGCGACTGATGATGAGGCGAAGACGCTGAAGCCGTGCTTGTACAAGATTCGGTAGAAGCAAATACCAAGACTTATGGACGGCACGAAATGGCCGGACTGGGTTCGTGTCCTCAATCTGCGCCCATTTCTGTGGCAGCATGTCAAGGCTCGTGCAGTTCAAGGCACAGTTCAACAACCATATCCATATACTTCACAATCCTCACCTTGAGTCCGCCCGACTCCCGAAGAAGCGAAAGCTGATACCAACGATGGACAGACTTGCTGCCTTCTATACGCTTTGATCAATAGAACTGGCCATCAACAACAAATTCTCTGAGCTCGGCCAGTAAAACTAAACCTACGTTCAACCGAAATACAACGGCTAAATCAAGGCATCCGGCTTGCCAACACCATCGAACATGGCTACTCTTCGTGGCAGCTACGTGTGCGGATGATTGACCTGCGAGCTTCTTGAGGCGCCGAAGGGACTGCCGCACAGATATGTGGTTTTATTGCTATCCCGTCATATGCCAGGCGGTTACAGGCAATAGTGACAGCCGATTTAGACCTCACTGTGTCATTGCCTTCCTTGCCGTAAGATTTCTGGCTCCACCTACTCGGTCAATCTTACAGTAGCAGCATCCAATTTCGACTTGACAAGTTGTGAACTCAAACAGTTCGGGCCAAGCATCCAGAGGCATTCGAATATTCTTTGTCGTTCTGCCTGGAGTGTGGAAAGCCGATGTACGCTCAGGTACATGCGTCCAAGGGAGCGTCAGCGCTGAGTACTTTAGTGCTTCAAGTGGGGACTTTAGATGATGCCGATCTGCCGGAGGCTACCACTGCTGTGGAGTTGAATATCAGACATCGAGTTCAGTGGTCTGAGCCGATCCCTGCTGCGAAACAGAGGGAGACTTACGTCTGACAGGCTGCTGTTGTCTTAATCGTCTGGCGTTAGACGTAGCAaattgcagcagcaatggtcAGCTACAGTCGGGAGAAGTCTGTTTCGGCATCAACTGCGATCATAGCTCGTGTTAGTACTTATGGGAGGCAATACATGGATCGAGTAACAACAGAGGGCCTTGGTAAAACTTTCCGCCGACAGTCTACGTTCGCGTCTGCTTTCCAGTGGATCTTTGTGTGCCTACCAATTAGGGTGTTAATATGAGCCTACGGGTTTGCGACGTGGCGATGTCGTACAGCATCCAATGCCGGCGTCCAAGCTATGCATAGAGACTATTTTTCAATGGTCCGAACCGCTTCCTCTAGACGACAGAGACACCAACGCACCACGCCAGGATCTCAACCGTCATTCCGCGCTCAGCATTGGGCCAGATATACGTCCCGCAGACCGCAGAAGGAATCCTAACCCAGAGGATCCCAGTCAATGGCGCCACTGTCACGTAGCAACTGTACTATCGCCTCCCTCTTGCTCGGTACAGTTGACTTGGCAATATCTAGGGCAGTGCCGAAGAATAGATGGCTAGCATTGACATCGGCGCCGTAATCGAGCAGGAGCCGCACAACCGCCTCACAGCCTTTCTCGCATGCACCCATAAGCGCATTACCATACAGCAAGTTTTCGGCGTTGATATCGGCGCCGTGGTCGAGCGGCAGCCGTGCTACCGCCTCATAGCCATTGACACACGCTGCTGTAAGCGCAGGCCCATAACTCTCGTTTTGAGCATTCGCGTCAGCGCCATGGTCAAGTAGGAGCCGTACAACCGCCTCTCGGCCTTTCTCGCATGCACCCATAAGTGCATTACCGCGCACCCACTTTTCGGCGTTGATATCGGCGCCGTAGTCGAGCAGCAGCCGTGCTACCGCCTCATTGCCATTGATACACGCCGCTATAAGCGGGTTGCCATGAATCTCGTTTCGTGCATTCACATCGGCGTCAtggtcgagcagcagccGTGCTACAGCCTCATTGCCGTTGATACACGCCGCTATAAGCGGACTGCCATGAACCTCGTTTTGAGCATGCGCATCGGCATTATAGTCGAGTAGGAGCCGCACAACCGCCTCGTGCCCATTGACGCACGCAGAAGTAAGGGCACTGCCGTGAATCTTGTGTTGCGTATTGGCATCGGCGCCATGGTCGAGTAGGAGCCGTACGATCGCTTTATAGCCCATAATGCACGCTGTGATAAGTGCATTGCCGTGAGTCTCGTGTCGAGCATTCGCATCAGCGCCATGATCCAGGAGGAGCCTTACAACCACCTCGTGGCCTCGACCGCATGCTTCTATAAGGGGACGAATCTCGTGTGGAGCATTCGCTGCGGCGCCATGATGCAGTAAAAGCCGTACCACCGCCACGTGGCCATTGCGGCATGCATACAAGAGCGCATGACTATGGTCTTTGTGCGCAGTGTACACATTGTCGTCATggtcgagcagaagctgcactACCGTCTGGTGGCCGTTATAGCATGCAGCCTCGAGCGGAGTGCCCTCTTTGCCGCTTGGAGCATACACGTCGGCTCCATagtcgagcagaagctgcactATCCTTTCGAAGCCTTCGTAGCATGCAGTTCCTAGGGCAGTGCTGCCCAGTTCGCTTCGAGCATTCACGTCGGCGTCATGAGCGATAAGAGGCTGCACCATCTTTTCGTAGCCTTTGTAGCATGCAGTCTTAAGAGCATTTTCATCCTTCACGCTTCGTGCATTCGCATCTGCAACGCTCAGAAGCAGAAATCCCATTATATGCTCGAACCCTCTTCTGCAAGCATCCGTCAGTGCGGTGCCGTAGGAAGTCTTGAATTGCTCGATAGCCACATCTTTGCTTCTGTCGAGAAGTCGCTCTACTATGTGGTCATGTCCCGGGGCAGAAGCTTGCTCAAGGGCCAGTCTAAAAGGGCCGTCGATTGGCGGAGAGACATCAGCGCCACATTCGAGAAGAATCTCAAACACTTTCTGATGGCCGCCTGCGGATGCAGCCCAGAGGGCGCTGCACAACGATCCTCGATCGACCTTTGCACTCTGTCGAAGGAGAATTTCGACCGCTCCGACCCGCCCCTTCCGAGAAGCGTTTGCAAGAGCAGACTGCTGAGCTACCACGCTTATACCGCGGTCAATCAAAAGCCTTACAAGGTTTTCATGTTCTTCAGCTAATGCAGCTTCGAGCGCGGTACGGTATTTGGAAAGACATTGACGCTCGCTGCACTCGGCATTGATGGAAGCGCCCTGTTCTAGTAGCAGCTGTGCGGTCCTCATATGGCCTCCTTCACAGGCACAGACCAAGTATTCAGGTCTTATTTCAGCACGTCTCGGTGCGGAAGCTTCCAACATATATTGGAACAAGGGTCCAACGATGTTGATCTTGCCATAGCGTGCTGCAAGAGAGAGTGCATCGTTACCATCTTGCTTCCGTTGAAGTGGATCTGCAACAGGTTCAGATTGATGGCCACAAATCAGTAGACATTCAGCGAGAACCCAGTTTCTGTGATCGGTAGCCCACAACAATAAATCTACAGTCTTGGAAATCTGAGATGCTTTCCCGAATCCCGGGTCACTCTCGATCGCAGGTGCGCATGAATTCCCTGTGATGCCTAAAAGTGTAAAGAAAGCGTTCTTGTGACCATTGCAGTATGCAGCCATGAGCGAGTACTGGTACTTCTCGAGCGGTAGTCGCTCGAAACCATAGGGAAATGGAATCGCTCGAATCAGGCGGTGCAGACCATTCTCTGCAAGGACGTAAAGCAGCGCGACGTTT comes from the Cercospora beticola chromosome 4, complete sequence genome and includes:
- a CDS encoding uncharacterized protein (BUSCO:EOG09263YBT), which produces MFAVKGWNVDASTLKPQTEVFKGKKAASKEAAAAQEDGDKQSRKRKREEAEEEKSKKADAQLGEQWEKHIEGKTPKKAKKGKTSDKTGDQAQPGAKDKSKAKDEEKPGAEVDKASTEAGTETKKAKKRSRDRKKEKQNGVAGTSGPATANGAAVPAPPPALPAGMKLTPMQAAMRQKLISARFRHLNEKLYTEPSAKALELFDQNPEMFEDYHSGFRQQVTTWPSNPVDNFIATIRSRGAVRLPSQKKAFQKDGKRKHTDVADRLKAESEGRVAALPRTQGTSIIADLGCGDARLAQTLTDSGDMTKLNLRILSYDLHSPSPLVTKADIANLPADDGSVDIAIFCLALMGTNWISFIEEAYRILHWKGELWIAEIKSRFGRVGKSKVVEHSVGGKRKQAALQKKKAKADAEQEEAHEQETLAVVVDGAENAPTNQETDVSSFVEVLRRRGFILKNGDSSIDLSNKMFVKMEFVKGAAATKGKNKTEDEKKVEKPRFKKAKFLDDDAKQEEDVATDDEAKTLKPCLYKIR